One Rhizobium sp. NRK18 genomic window carries:
- a CDS encoding flagellin → MTSLMTNNSAIAALNTLRGINSKMEETQNHISSGYRVDNASDNAAYWSIATTMRSDNAALSTVQDALGLGAAKADTAYTGMDSAINVVTEIKSKLVAAREPGVDKDKINSELTELKSQLSSIAESASFSGENWLYNDTTTAPGTKEMVASFTRGSDGSVSLQTISFDTSKSVLVDTDDADQGLLTKDYTATIPSGTGTTTVQYFLIDASSTTSAAGSEVELYTTTTDDQVEGMISAVDSMLSDMTDAASTLGATKSRIDMQTEFVSDLMDVIDTGVGRLVDADMNEESTKLKALQTQQQLGIQALSIANSDSGNVLSLFR, encoded by the coding sequence ATGACCAGTCTTATGACGAACAACTCCGCTATTGCGGCTCTGAACACTCTGCGTGGCATCAATTCCAAGATGGAAGAGACGCAGAACCACATTTCCTCCGGCTACCGTGTCGATAACGCGTCCGACAACGCCGCTTACTGGTCGATCGCGACCACCATGCGTTCGGACAACGCCGCGCTCTCCACCGTGCAGGACGCACTGGGTCTCGGCGCTGCCAAGGCAGATACCGCCTACACCGGTATGGACTCCGCGATCAACGTCGTGACCGAGATCAAGTCCAAGCTAGTTGCCGCCCGCGAACCGGGTGTCGACAAGGACAAGATCAACTCGGAACTGACCGAACTGAAGTCGCAGCTGTCCTCGATTGCCGAGTCCGCTTCCTTCTCCGGCGAAAACTGGCTGTACAACGACACCACGACCGCACCGGGCACCAAGGAAATGGTTGCCTCGTTCACGCGTGGCTCGGATGGTTCCGTTTCGCTGCAGACGATCTCGTTCGACACGTCCAAGTCGGTTCTCGTCGACACTGACGATGCTGACCAGGGCCTTCTGACGAAGGACTACACCGCGACCATTCCGTCGGGTACCGGCACGACGACGGTCCAGTACTTCCTCATCGATGCCTCCTCGACAACGTCGGCGGCAGGTTCGGAAGTCGAACTCTACACCACGACAACCGACGATCAGGTCGAAGGCATGATCAGCGCCGTCGACTCGATGCTCTCCGACATGACGGATGCAGCCTCGACCCTCGGCGCCACCAAGTCGCGCATCGACATGCAGACGGAATTCGTTTCCGACCTGATGGACGTGATCGACACCGGTGTCGGCCGTCTCGTCGATGCCGACATGAACGAAGAGTCGACCAAGCTGAAGGCGCTGCAGACGCAGCAGCAGCTCGGTATCCAGGCGCTCTCGATCGCCAACAGCGATAGCGGAAACGTGCTGTCGCTCTTCCGTTAA
- a CDS encoding flagellin, translated as MTSIMTNAAAMAALNTMRSIDKSLEQTENRISSGYRVESASDNAAYWSIATTMRSDNKALSTVEDALGLGAAKADTAYTAMDSAINVVSEIKAKLVAAREPGVDKEKINSELTELKAQLSSISQSASFSGENWLYNDTTTAPGTKEMVGSFIRSTDGSVSIQTISFDTSTSTLVDTNDAGDGLLTKDYTATIPSGTGTTTVQYFLIDASSSTSAAGSEVVLYTTSSDTDVEGMISAVDAMLSDMTDSAASLGATKSRIDMQSEFVKDLMDVIDTGVGRLVDADMNEESTKLKALQTQQQLGVQSLSIANSNSENILSLFR; from the coding sequence ATGACTAGTATCATGACGAACGCAGCGGCAATGGCCGCGCTCAACACGATGCGCTCCATCGACAAGTCCTTGGAGCAAACAGAAAACCGCATTTCGTCCGGCTACCGGGTCGAATCGGCTTCCGACAACGCGGCCTATTGGTCGATCGCCACGACGATGCGCTCCGACAACAAGGCGCTCTCGACGGTCGAAGATGCTCTCGGCCTCGGTGCCGCCAAGGCCGACACCGCCTACACCGCGATGGACTCGGCGATCAACGTGGTCTCCGAGATCAAGGCCAAGCTGGTTGCCGCCCGCGAACCAGGCGTCGACAAGGAAAAGATCAACTCGGAACTGACCGAGCTGAAGGCCCAGCTGTCCTCCATTTCCCAGTCCGCCTCCTTCTCCGGTGAAAACTGGCTCTACAACGATACCACGACTGCGCCCGGCACCAAGGAGATGGTTGGTTCCTTCATCCGCTCGACGGACGGTTCGGTCTCGATCCAGACCATCAGCTTCGACACGTCGACCTCAACCCTCGTCGACACCAACGATGCCGGCGATGGCCTGCTGACGAAGGATTATACGGCGACCATTCCGTCGGGCACCGGCACGACCACGGTCCAATACTTCCTGATTGACGCCTCATCGTCCACATCGGCGGCTGGTAGCGAAGTCGTTCTCTACACGACCAGCAGCGACACGGATGTCGAGGGCATGATCAGCGCGGTCGACGCGATGCTGTCCGACATGACGGACTCTGCCGCGTCGCTCGGCGCCACCAAGTCCCGCATCGACATGCAGTCGGAATTCGTCAAGGATCTGATGGACGTGATCGACACCGGTGTCGGTCGCCTCGTCGATGCCGACATGAACGAAGAGTCGACCAAGCTGAAGGCGCTGCAGACGCAGCAGCAGCTCGGCGTCCAGTCGCTGTCGATTGCCAACAGCAACTCCGAAAACATCCTCTCGCTCTTCCGGTAA
- the fliP gene encoding flagellar type III secretion system pore protein FliP (The bacterial flagellar biogenesis protein FliP forms a type III secretion system (T3SS)-type pore required for flagellar assembly.) — MIRLISILSGLLLLPAVALAQQLPSDLLNTQIDGSVAAWIIRTFGLLTVLSIAPGILVMVTSFPRFVIAFSILRSGMGLASAPSNMVMLSLALFMTFYVMAPTMQKSWDDGLQPLLANQITEAEAIGRIAEPFRTFMSANTRDKDLNLFVDLARERGQTVVETDGKVDYHVLIPAFMISEIRRGFEIGFLVVLPFLVIDLIVATITMAMGMMMLPPTSISLPFKVLFFVLIDGWNLLVGSLVRSFS; from the coding sequence ATGATTCGGCTCATCTCCATCTTGAGCGGACTGCTGCTTCTGCCGGCGGTCGCGCTCGCGCAGCAGCTGCCCTCCGATCTGTTGAACACACAGATTGATGGATCCGTTGCCGCATGGATCATCCGCACCTTCGGCCTGTTGACGGTCCTGTCGATCGCGCCGGGCATCCTGGTGATGGTCACCAGCTTCCCGCGCTTCGTAATTGCCTTTTCGATCCTGCGTTCCGGCATGGGGCTGGCATCGGCGCCGTCGAATATGGTCATGCTGAGCCTTGCCCTGTTCATGACCTTCTATGTCATGGCGCCGACCATGCAGAAATCATGGGATGACGGGCTGCAGCCGCTTCTTGCCAACCAGATCACCGAAGCCGAGGCGATAGGGCGGATCGCCGAACCGTTCCGGACCTTCATGTCCGCCAACACGCGAGACAAGGATCTCAACCTCTTCGTCGACCTTGCCCGCGAACGCGGCCAGACCGTCGTCGAGACCGACGGCAAGGTCGACTATCATGTGCTGATCCCGGCATTCATGATTTCGGAAATCCGGCGCGGTTTCGAAATCGGCTTTCTCGTCGTCCTGCCGTTCCTGGTCATCGACCTGATCGTCGCCACCATCACCATGGCCATGGGCATGATGATGCTGCCGCCGACCTCGATCTCGCTTCCGTTCAAGGTGCTCTTCTTCGTGCTGATCGACGGCTGGAACCTGCTTGTCGGCAGCCTCGTGCGCTCCTTCTCGTAA
- a CDS encoding flagellin, with translation MTSIMTNTAAMAALQTLRSIDKNMEMTQNRVSSGYRVETAADNAAYWSIATTMRSDNAALSTVQDALGLGAAKADTAYTGLESAINVMTEIKSKLVAAREPGVDKDKINKELHELKLQLSSIAESASFSGENWLFNESSTPPGTKEIVASFNRGTDGSVSVTTLPFNTAESVLIDTNDASYGLLTKDVTVTIPSGTGTTTVQYFLIDASSATTASGSEVTIYTTSSDTDLDGMISAVDDMLQNLTDSASALGAITSRIDMQTEFVATLMDVIDQGVGRLVDADMNEESTKLKALQTQQQLGIQSLSIANTNAENILSLFRQ, from the coding sequence ATGACCAGCATCATGACCAACACCGCCGCAATGGCGGCGCTTCAGACACTCAGATCCATCGACAAGAACATGGAGATGACCCAGAATCGGGTTTCCTCCGGCTACCGTGTCGAGACCGCGGCGGACAACGCCGCCTACTGGTCGATCGCGACCACCATGCGCTCGGACAACGCGGCGCTGTCCACCGTTCAGGACGCACTCGGCCTGGGCGCCGCCAAGGCTGATACCGCCTATACCGGTCTTGAATCCGCCATCAACGTGATGACCGAGATCAAGTCCAAGCTGGTCGCCGCGCGCGAGCCCGGCGTCGACAAGGACAAGATCAACAAGGAACTCCACGAGCTCAAGCTGCAGCTCTCCTCGATCGCCGAATCTGCCTCCTTCTCCGGCGAGAACTGGCTCTTCAACGAATCGAGCACGCCGCCGGGTACCAAGGAGATCGTCGCCTCGTTCAACCGCGGGACGGATGGATCCGTCTCCGTGACGACGCTGCCCTTCAATACCGCGGAATCGGTGCTGATCGATACCAATGACGCGTCCTACGGCTTGCTGACGAAGGATGTCACGGTGACGATCCCGAGCGGTACCGGCACCACGACGGTTCAGTACTTCCTGATCGATGCGTCATCTGCCACCACCGCGTCCGGCAGCGAAGTCACGATCTACACCACCTCCAGCGACACCGATCTCGACGGCATGATCAGCGCCGTCGACGACATGCTGCAGAACCTCACGGATTCGGCCTCTGCGCTCGGCGCCATCACCAGCCGCATCGACATGCAGACGGAATTCGTCGCCACGCTCATGGACGTGATCGACCAGGGCGTCGGACGTCTCGTCGATGCGGATATGAACGAGGAATCCACCAAGCTGAAGGCGCTGCAGACGCAGCAGCAGCTCGGCATCCAGTCGCTGTCGATCGCCAACACCAACGCGGAAAACATCCTCAGCCTCTTCAGGCAGTAA
- a CDS encoding flagellin, whose amino-acid sequence MTSIMTNGAAIAALNTMRSINSSMEETQNRISSGYRVDTASDNAAYWSIATTMRSDNKALSTVQDALGLGAAKVDTAYTAMDSSIDVVSEIKAKLVAAREPGVDKEKINSELTELKSQLSSIAESASFSGENWLYNDTTTAPATKEMVGSFVRASDNSVSVKLISFDTAESTLVDTNDAGDGLLTKDYTATIPSGTGTTTVQYFLIDASSTTSAAGSEVTLYTTTSDDEVEGMISAVDAMLSDMTDAASSLGATKSRIDMQNEFVADLMDVIDTGVGRLVDADMNEESTKLKALQTQQQLGIQSLSIANSNSDNILSLFR is encoded by the coding sequence ATGACGAGTATCATGACCAACGGCGCAGCAATTGCGGCGCTGAACACCATGCGTTCGATCAATTCGAGCATGGAAGAAACACAGAACCGTATCTCTTCCGGCTACCGGGTCGACACGGCTTCCGACAACGCCGCCTACTGGTCGATCGCGACCACCATGCGTTCGGACAACAAGGCTCTCTCCACCGTTCAGGACGCTCTGGGTCTCGGTGCCGCGAAGGTCGACACCGCCTACACCGCAATGGATTCGTCGATCGACGTCGTATCCGAAATCAAGGCCAAGCTTGTTGCAGCCCGCGAGCCGGGCGTTGACAAGGAAAAGATCAACTCGGAACTGACCGAGCTGAAGTCGCAGCTGTCCTCGATCGCCGAGTCCGCTTCGTTCTCCGGTGAAAACTGGCTCTATAACGATACGACGACCGCTCCGGCCACCAAGGAAATGGTCGGCTCTTTCGTCCGCGCGTCTGACAACTCCGTCTCCGTCAAGCTCATCAGCTTCGATACGGCGGAATCGACCCTGGTCGACACCAACGACGCAGGCGACGGCCTGCTCACGAAGGACTATACCGCGACGATCCCGAGCGGCACCGGCACGACGACGGTTCAGTACTTCCTGATCGACGCCTCCTCGACAACGTCGGCAGCGGGTTCGGAAGTCACGCTCTACACGACCACCTCCGACGACGAAGTCGAAGGCATGATCAGCGCCGTTGACGCGATGCTTTCCGACATGACGGATGCGGCTTCTTCGCTCGGCGCGACCAAGTCCCGTATCGACATGCAGAACGAGTTCGTCGCCGACCTCATGGACGTGATCGACACCGGCGTCGGCCGCCTCGTCGACGCCGACATGAACGAAGAGTCGACCAAGCTGAAGGCGCTGCAGACGCAGCAGCAGCTGGGTATCCAGTCGCTGTCGATCGCCAACAGCAACTCCGACAACATCCTCTCGCTCTTCCGTTAA
- a CDS encoding response regulator transcription factor — translation MIVVVDERELVKDGYTSLFGREGIPSTGFDPEEFGEWVNTAAECDLAAVEAFLIGQGGQTCELPRAIRDRSQAPVIAVSDQHSLDVTLALFDSGVDDVVRKPVHPREILARAAAIRRRLKAISNYTEVGPIRVFSDGRDPEISGDTFPLPRRERRILEYLVANRGRRVSKTQIFSAIYGIFDDEVEENVVESHISKLRKKLRRKLGFDPIDSKRFLGYCIDWN, via the coding sequence ATGATCGTAGTGGTTGATGAGCGAGAGCTCGTGAAAGATGGCTACACATCCCTTTTTGGGCGCGAGGGAATTCCCTCGACAGGTTTTGATCCTGAAGAATTTGGCGAATGGGTGAACACCGCGGCGGAATGCGACCTCGCGGCAGTTGAAGCGTTTCTGATCGGGCAAGGTGGTCAGACCTGCGAGCTGCCGAGGGCGATCCGTGATCGGTCTCAGGCACCTGTCATCGCCGTCAGCGACCAGCACTCGCTGGACGTCACTCTGGCATTGTTCGACAGCGGCGTTGACGACGTGGTGCGCAAGCCGGTTCATCCCCGCGAAATTCTCGCTCGGGCTGCGGCGATCCGCCGTCGCCTGAAGGCAATTTCCAACTACACCGAAGTCGGCCCGATCCGGGTCTTCTCCGATGGTCGTGATCCGGAGATCAGCGGCGACACATTCCCGCTGCCGCGCCGCGAGCGCCGCATCCTGGAGTACTTGGTCGCCAACCGTGGCCGCCGCGTTTCCAAGACGCAGATCTTCAGCGCAATCTATGGAATCTTCGACGATGAGGTCGAGGAAAATGTGGTCGAAAGCCACATCAGCAAGCTTCGCAAGAAGCTGCGCCGGAAGCTGGGTTTCGATCCGATCGATTCCAAGCGCTTTCTCGGCTACTGCATTGATTGGAATTAA
- a CDS encoding flagellar hook protein FlgE yields MSLFGTMKTAVSGMSAQANRLSTVGDNIANSSTTGYKRASTSFSSLVLPSTAGAYNSGGVTTSIQYSISEQGALEYTTSDTDLAIQGDGFFIVQDDAGNSYLTRAGSFTIDDNGNLVNSQGNSLMGYSYAGGDPAVVVNGYAGLEPINISGSGLTASESTTGVFAANLDADSEVVTGDLPSANLSTSTYTHKSSLVAYDSQGREVTYDFYYTKTNDNEWEVSVYLNSEATDQTGFPYSPTGQIGSATLIFNDDGTLDTTSGDSGVAIADSVNNMDVDIDFSDMTQLATDFAVNKANVDGSAASAVKSVEIDGDGVVYAKYSDGSTTAIYRIALGTVQSPDNLKVVSGNMYLETADSGVVTIGYAETGQFGTIISGALESSNVDLASELTEMIESQRSYTANSKVFQTGSDLMDVLINLKR; encoded by the coding sequence ATGAGTCTCTTTGGGACGATGAAGACTGCTGTCTCCGGCATGAGTGCACAGGCAAACCGCCTGAGTACCGTTGGTGACAACATCGCGAACTCGAGCACGACGGGTTACAAGCGTGCGTCGACGTCCTTCTCTTCCCTCGTCCTGCCTTCGACCGCCGGTGCCTACAATTCCGGCGGCGTGACCACCAGCATCCAGTATTCCATTTCCGAGCAGGGCGCTCTGGAATACACGACGTCCGATACCGATCTCGCCATCCAGGGCGACGGCTTCTTCATCGTGCAGGACGATGCCGGAAACTCTTATCTGACGCGTGCCGGCTCGTTTACGATCGACGACAACGGCAATCTGGTGAACTCGCAGGGCAACAGCCTGATGGGCTATTCCTACGCTGGTGGCGATCCGGCGGTCGTCGTCAACGGCTATGCGGGGCTGGAGCCGATCAATATCAGCGGCAGCGGCCTGACGGCGTCCGAGTCGACGACCGGCGTCTTCGCCGCCAACCTCGATGCGGACTCGGAGGTCGTCACCGGCGACCTGCCGAGCGCCAACCTGTCGACATCCACCTATACGCACAAGAGCTCTCTGGTCGCCTATGACAGCCAGGGCCGCGAAGTGACCTACGATTTCTACTACACCAAGACGAACGACAACGAGTGGGAAGTCTCGGTCTACCTCAATTCGGAAGCCACCGACCAGACCGGCTTCCCCTATTCGCCGACGGGTCAGATCGGCTCGGCGACACTGATCTTCAACGATGACGGCACGCTCGACACGACCAGCGGCGACAGCGGTGTGGCGATTGCCGACAGCGTCAACAACATGGATGTCGATATCGACTTCAGCGATATGACGCAGCTCGCCACCGACTTCGCCGTCAACAAGGCGAACGTCGACGGCAGCGCGGCCTCCGCGGTCAAATCGGTCGAAATCGACGGCGACGGCGTCGTCTATGCGAAGTATTCGGACGGATCGACAACGGCAATCTACCGCATCGCGCTTGGAACGGTGCAGAGCCCGGACAACCTCAAGGTCGTTTCCGGCAACATGTATCTGGAAACGGCCGATTCCGGCGTCGTGACCATCGGCTACGCCGAGACCGGTCAGTTCGGCACGATCATCTCGGGCGCGCTGGAAAGCTCCAACGTCGACTTGGCCAGCGAACTGACCGAAATGATCGAATCGCAGCGAAGCTACACGGCGAACTCCAAAGTCTTTCAGACAGGGTCTGACCTGATGGACGTCCTCATCAACCTGAAGAGATAA
- a CDS encoding flagellar hook-length control protein FliK — MMNAGFAGFMPVVDTYGSATASKGSSAPASGDTGFSDTLSSVARKDSAPSQQDEAQPQATAPAPHSSSQEKTAAVPGEANGQADDAVAAQGNDAKQTEGEQPEEASGKDAEKVSSKASDEKPKDNHGKIVAEVANQSDAGKTDKEQLTGKTDATAEPVEETKGDKDADLAGADDAPKSADSDVKSLLALLSSSASSTAIAAAAQEQPAGKAVAGANVGKQKGDDTRSAVEDVVADLKSDAKALGTRQNDKAGSTETDHVVPGLSDSAAKQQASTSDGPGLAGLSTAKGARSGSEKSTTGSADPAMSVEVLDSRRFLGFTQNTNSSNVLKTVTGDQSWASAMQTASADMKTESGAAASKVVNTLKIQMHPIDLGSVTATLKLVGEQLVVDLKVENSHAYRQLKDDQQNMVNALRSQGYAVDQISVSMAPTPDKSGTSTGQNTAQGQGFAQQQAGQGSTGGSGQGGGNSRNSSGEDQRYAAQESVTTPSSSSQQGRGSGQVYL, encoded by the coding sequence ATGATGAATGCCGGATTTGCCGGGTTTATGCCAGTCGTCGACACATACGGTTCCGCCACTGCGAGCAAGGGATCGAGCGCGCCCGCGTCCGGCGATACAGGCTTTTCCGACACCTTGTCGTCGGTTGCGAGGAAGGACTCTGCTCCAAGCCAGCAGGATGAAGCCCAGCCACAAGCAACGGCTCCCGCTCCCCATTCAAGCTCTCAGGAAAAGACCGCAGCCGTACCGGGCGAAGCGAACGGTCAGGCCGACGATGCGGTCGCGGCCCAGGGCAACGACGCCAAACAGACCGAAGGCGAACAGCCAGAGGAAGCATCAGGCAAGGACGCCGAAAAGGTTTCGTCCAAGGCCTCGGACGAAAAGCCCAAGGACAATCATGGCAAGATCGTTGCCGAGGTTGCCAACCAGTCTGATGCCGGCAAGACCGACAAGGAGCAGCTGACGGGAAAGACGGACGCAACGGCCGAGCCGGTTGAGGAGACCAAGGGCGACAAGGATGCCGATCTTGCCGGTGCCGACGATGCGCCGAAGTCTGCAGATTCCGACGTGAAGAGCCTGCTCGCCCTCCTGTCGTCGTCCGCATCGAGCACGGCGATCGCCGCTGCAGCTCAGGAACAGCCCGCAGGCAAGGCGGTGGCAGGCGCAAATGTCGGCAAGCAGAAGGGTGACGACACCAGGTCGGCCGTTGAAGACGTGGTTGCCGATCTGAAATCGGATGCCAAGGCGCTTGGAACGCGTCAGAACGACAAGGCCGGATCGACCGAGACGGACCATGTCGTGCCCGGCCTTTCCGATTCCGCCGCCAAGCAGCAGGCGTCGACCTCGGATGGCCCGGGACTGGCAGGACTGTCGACCGCCAAGGGCGCCCGTTCGGGCAGTGAGAAATCGACAACCGGCAGCGCGGATCCCGCCATGAGTGTCGAGGTGCTCGACAGCCGGCGCTTTCTCGGCTTCACCCAGAACACCAACAGTTCGAACGTCCTGAAGACGGTGACCGGTGACCAGTCCTGGGCATCGGCGATGCAGACGGCGTCGGCCGACATGAAGACGGAGTCCGGCGCCGCCGCGTCGAAGGTGGTCAACACCTTGAAGATCCAGATGCATCCGATCGACCTCGGTTCGGTGACCGCAACCCTGAAGCTCGTCGGCGAGCAGTTGGTGGTCGATCTCAAGGTTGAAAACAGCCATGCCTACCGGCAACTCAAGGACGATCAGCAGAACATGGTGAACGCGCTCCGGTCGCAAGGCTATGCCGTGGACCAGATCAGCGTCAGCATGGCGCCGACGCCCGACAAGTCGGGAACCAGCACCGGACAGAACACGGCTCAGGGGCAGGGCTTCGCGCAGCAGCAGGCCGGCCAGGGCAGCACCGGAGGCAGTGGTCAGGGCGGCGGGAATTCGCGAAACTCGAGCGGCGAAGACCAGCGCTACGCCGCCCAGGAGAGCGTCACAACGCCTTCTTCTTCCAGCCAGCAAGGTCGCGGCAGCGGTCAGGTTTACCTCTGA
- a CDS encoding MotB family protein yields MSQESGSHDKHEIIIVKRGGGGHGGHHGGAWKIAYADFMTAMMAFFLVMWLVNAANEETTTTVASYFNPIQLTEQKPTERGLKKPTSQAEGEEERDKSKSKENEDQSGNTPEKGQDQSASAGESVAYSQADYFENPYAVLAEIAQEVGQQANVSAKGDGGASDSGPATGANGGEAYRDPFDPDFWTKQVEVSRADQTPVQVTDETKKAAEDKAQEMAALHAGDTEAKGGAADGTGMLDGDKKPGDAEQGMTGKAQGGQMPDKAGDAEGAKAATGAQQDRQTPALDHPMTAEQKAKLEKEAADIRFELQAQLQGTAGKLAEGLVVTPAEGGVLVSLSDQSGAPMFNVGSAVPQRDMVLAMEKIGKVLQERKGRIVIRGHTDGRPFAEGTGDNWQLSMDRAHSAYFMLVRGGLDEKRVEQVSGFADRRLEVPSDPLADANRRIEILIEGGQG; encoded by the coding sequence ATGAGCCAGGAATCGGGCAGCCACGACAAGCACGAAATCATCATCGTCAAACGCGGTGGCGGCGGACATGGCGGTCATCACGGCGGCGCCTGGAAGATCGCCTATGCCGACTTCATGACCGCGATGATGGCCTTCTTCCTCGTCATGTGGCTCGTCAACGCGGCCAATGAGGAAACGACCACGACGGTCGCCAGCTACTTCAACCCGATCCAGCTGACGGAGCAGAAGCCGACCGAACGCGGCCTGAAAAAGCCGACCTCGCAGGCCGAGGGCGAGGAAGAGCGCGACAAGTCGAAGAGCAAGGAAAACGAGGACCAGTCCGGCAATACGCCCGAAAAGGGTCAGGACCAGTCGGCCTCGGCAGGGGAATCGGTTGCCTATTCGCAGGCCGACTATTTCGAAAACCCCTATGCTGTCCTGGCCGAGATCGCCCAGGAAGTCGGTCAGCAGGCCAATGTCAGCGCCAAGGGTGACGGCGGCGCAAGCGATTCCGGCCCGGCGACCGGCGCCAATGGCGGTGAGGCCTATCGCGATCCCTTCGATCCGGATTTCTGGACGAAACAGGTGGAAGTGTCGCGTGCCGACCAGACGCCTGTGCAGGTCACCGACGAAACCAAGAAAGCCGCGGAGGACAAGGCCCAGGAAATGGCTGCCCTCCATGCCGGCGATACCGAGGCCAAGGGCGGTGCGGCCGACGGCACGGGCATGCTGGACGGCGACAAGAAACCGGGCGACGCCGAACAGGGCATGACCGGCAAGGCGCAGGGCGGACAGATGCCGGACAAGGCGGGCGATGCCGAGGGCGCAAAAGCCGCGACGGGTGCGCAGCAGGACCGGCAGACCCCGGCCCTCGACCATCCGATGACGGCCGAGCAGAAGGCCAAGCTCGAAAAGGAGGCGGCGGACATTCGTTTCGAGTTGCAGGCGCAGTTGCAGGGCACGGCCGGCAAGCTGGCGGAAGGCCTGGTGGTTACGCCGGCCGAAGGTGGCGTGCTCGTCAGCCTGTCGGATCAGTCCGGCGCGCCGATGTTCAACGTCGGCTCCGCGGTGCCGCAGCGCGACATGGTGCTTGCCATGGAAAAGATCGGCAAGGTGCTGCAGGAGCGCAAGGGCCGCATCGTCATTCGCGGCCATACCGATGGCCGCCCCTTCGCCGAAGGCACCGGCGACAACTGGCAACTGTCGATGGATCGCGCCCATAGCGCCTATTTCATGCTCGTGCGCGGCGGGCTCGACGAAAAGCGCGTCGAACAAGTCTCCGGTTTTGCCGACCGGCGTCTCGAAGTGCCGAGCGATCCATTGGCCGATGCCAACCGGCGCATCGAAATCCTCATTGAGGGAGGGCAGGGCTAG
- the motC gene encoding chemotaxis protein MotC, whose protein sequence is MAARSITLALVVLTGVFCVRPASAAGPEEELAPYKLLRSLQFIQDSVVLGDHSAVEMQRFMLKTVDKRLREASSDVFEDPHNVDAALIYAMSGGNPDTLEYLVARDVDGNFDSRVANVLRQYLRGKGLLVQKDIAGMMPEYRDTTIGPYLALVAGNVTQTKDPAKALEFYAWARLKAPGTIVEEAALRRSILISMDAGFVHRAMRYARQYSRRFLHSPYASQFADLFVTLAVDYNGEVTEDEINMILEPMDKDRQREVFLRIARRAAISGRDDLAKAAAEKVKQLSDGPGNPEDHLADLYSGFASIPSDGVESALSTILETPNAVLTSRDKALKDAAAYVAKEVTRPPDPALLEQKADPQKPFANPIDGASPGSPDSLAQGNPPTDQPQDGGAAASDMPQAPAQDGAMTASAEGGADQASPDRQENDNLDPSIKGFLTSGQSKLDEIDKMLDKESILP, encoded by the coding sequence ATGGCTGCGCGCAGCATAACCCTAGCGCTGGTCGTCCTGACCGGCGTCTTCTGCGTGCGTCCGGCCTCAGCCGCCGGACCCGAGGAAGAGCTCGCGCCCTACAAGCTGCTGCGCTCCCTGCAGTTCATCCAGGATTCGGTCGTGCTCGGTGACCACTCCGCCGTCGAGATGCAGCGCTTCATGCTGAAGACGGTCGACAAGCGGCTGCGCGAAGCCTCGTCCGACGTGTTCGAGGACCCGCATAACGTCGACGCGGCGCTCATCTACGCCATGAGCGGCGGCAATCCGGATACGCTTGAATATCTCGTCGCCCGCGACGTCGACGGCAATTTCGACAGCCGCGTCGCCAATGTCTTGCGGCAGTATCTGCGCGGAAAGGGCCTTCTCGTCCAGAAGGACATCGCCGGGATGATGCCCGAATATCGGGACACGACCATCGGCCCCTATCTCGCCCTTGTCGCGGGCAATGTCACGCAGACCAAGGATCCCGCCAAGGCGCTCGAATTCTATGCCTGGGCCCGGCTCAAGGCGCCGGGAACGATCGTCGAGGAGGCGGCGCTCCGACGCTCGATCCTGATTTCCATGGATGCCGGTTTCGTCCACCGGGCCATGCGCTATGCGCGGCAATATTCCAGGCGCTTCCTGCATTCGCCCTATGCCAGCCAGTTTGCCGACCTGTTTGTCACGCTCGCCGTCGACTACAACGGCGAGGTGACGGAGGACGAGATCAACATGATCCTTGAGCCGATGGACAAGGACCGCCAGCGTGAGGTCTTCCTGCGGATCGCGAGACGCGCCGCGATTTCCGGCCGGGACGATCTCGCCAAGGCCGCGGCGGAAAAGGTCAAGCAGCTTTCGGACGGTCCAGGCAATCCGGAGGATCATCTCGCCGATCTCTACAGCGGGTTTGCGAGCATTCCGTCGGATGGGGTGGAATCGGCACTGTCGACCATTCTGGAGACGCCGAATGCGGTTCTCACGAGCCGCGACAAGGCGCTGAAGGACGCCGCCGCCTATGTTGCCAAGGAGGTCACCCGTCCGCCGGACCCGGCCCTGCTGGAGCAGAAGGCCGATCCCCAGAAGCCTTTTGCCAACCCGATCGATGGCGCCTCTCCCGGCTCGCCAGACAGCCTCGCACAAGGCAATCCTCCTACTGATCAGCCTCAAGATGGGGGTGCCGCTGCCAGCGATATGCCTCAAGCCCCAGCGCAGGACGGAGCAATGACTGCTTCGGCGGAAGGCGGAGCGGACCAGGCTTCTCCGGACCGGCAGGAAAATGACAATCTTGATCCTTCCATCAAGGGTTTTCTGACGTCGGGCCAATCCAAGCTCGACGAGATCGACAAGATGTTGGACAAGGAAAGCATTTTGCCATGA